From one Thermoanaerobacter uzonensis DSM 18761 genomic stretch:
- a CDS encoding ATP-binding protein, whose protein sequence is MESKEELRNILNRLNKIVIYRNIINHSLIRKAIKILQELSKEKPSIEFIYAEYSSFYKDITRYAFKRRIYKNIWPTFLAEEIAYDENPFSRISEKYGFDAVSDLMIKAVEKEIGILKEFCSINIAESVNNSLNTELPDFERYIDGSFFKSKISFTEIVNTSHTLEDLWELREDKFAEYLSDYYHSNGCGIFGKYKAFRWVTENRSGQLKGIENIDPITFEDLIGYEEEHKIVIENTKALLKGFPANNVLLYGDKGTGKSSTVKALLNEFYKEGLRLIEISKNDVGDLSYIIDIIKDRGMKFILFFDDLSFDESEVQYKELKSILEGGVEVLPSNVVIYATSNRRHIVTENIEDNELHNTDAREEKLSLSDRFGITVTFVSPSQEEYLKIVKGLAQKHNIEIEWNFLKEKALQWAIWHNGRSPRSAKQFIDHLRYELSKNTV, encoded by the coding sequence TTGGAAAGTAAAGAAGAATTAAGAAATATTTTAAATAGGCTAAATAAAATAGTGATTTATAGAAATATCATTAATCATAGTCTGATAAGAAAAGCAATTAAAATTTTACAAGAGCTTTCGAAAGAAAAACCTTCTATTGAGTTTATTTATGCTGAATATAGCAGTTTTTACAAAGATATTACTAGATATGCTTTTAAAAGGAGAATTTATAAAAACATTTGGCCTACTTTTTTAGCAGAAGAAATTGCTTACGATGAAAACCCCTTTAGCCGTATTTCAGAAAAATATGGTTTTGATGCCGTAAGCGATTTAATGATTAAGGCTGTCGAAAAAGAAATAGGGATTTTAAAGGAATTTTGCTCTATAAACATAGCGGAAAGCGTAAATAATTCATTAAATACGGAATTGCCTGACTTTGAGAGGTATATTGATGGGAGCTTTTTCAAGTCAAAGATTAGTTTCACGGAAATTGTCAACACTAGTCACACATTAGAGGATTTATGGGAACTGAGAGAAGATAAATTTGCTGAATATCTGTCTGATTATTACCATTCAAACGGATGTGGCATTTTTGGAAAGTATAAAGCTTTTCGCTGGGTTACAGAAAATAGGTCAGGACAATTAAAAGGAATAGAAAATATTGACCCTATAACCTTTGAGGATTTGATAGGATATGAAGAAGAACACAAAATAGTTATAGAAAATACGAAAGCTCTCTTAAAAGGTTTTCCTGCAAATAATGTGCTTTTATACGGCGATAAAGGTACTGGAAAGTCTTCTACTGTTAAGGCTTTGCTCAATGAATTTTACAAAGAAGGCTTGAGGCTTATTGAAATTAGCAAAAATGATGTAGGTGATTTGTCATACATAATTGATATAATTAAAGACAGAGGAATGAAATTTATATTGTTTTTTGACGATTTATCTTTTGATGAAAGTGAAGTGCAGTATAAAGAACTTAAGTCGATATTAGAAGGTGGAGTAGAGGTCTTACCTTCAAACGTGGTAATTTATGCGACGTCAAATAGAAGGCATATTGTCACAGAGAATATAGAAGACAATGAACTTCATAATACAGATGCAAGAGAAGAGAAACTTTCTTTAAGTGATAGATTTGGAATAACTGTTACATTTGTTTCACCCAGCCAAGAAGAGTATTTAAAAATTGTTAAAGGATTAGCTCAAAAGCACAATATAGAAATAGAATGGAATTTTTTAAAAGAAAAAGCGTTGCAATGGGCTATATGGCATAATGGAAGGTCTCCAAGAAGTGCAAAACAATTTATAGACCATTTAAGGTATGAATTATCTAAGAATACTGTTTGA
- a CDS encoding ATP-binding protein yields MKKFVNREAEIQFLETQFSKEGSSFVVIYGRRRVGKTALIKEFIKDKKAIYFLATEEIESQNINNFKILVAKFFNNSLLEKAQNIMWDEIFEFIANNVKNEKLVIVIDEFQYLCKVNPSFASILQKIWDEKLKGKNIFFIVCGSLVNMMEQHVLNYSSPLYGRRTGQIKLKPLKFKYLKEFFPQSTEDELIWLYAILGGVPRYLEVFNYKGDIYEAIRENMLNRQSFLYEEPLFLLEREIQDIGTYFSLIKSISLGNHKLQQIAQTLSVPQTRLTKYINTLIDLDILRRDTPVTEEYPEKSKKGLYFINDNFLNFWFKFVYPFKEQLELDNVEFVLENIKKRIITEHISFVYEDICKEYVWELSQKGELHLKISKIGKWWDKNNEIDIVGIDTTTGSLLYGECKYTNSKVDIDLFYSLKQKASKVNAKNKAEEYYIIFSKSGFTERFLSFAEEIENLILITFPERTIFNF; encoded by the coding sequence GTGAAAAAATTTGTTAATAGAGAAGCTGAAATTCAATTTCTAGAAACTCAATTCTCTAAAGAAGGGTCTTCTTTTGTTGTTATTTATGGAAGGCGAAGAGTAGGCAAAACTGCGCTCATTAAGGAGTTTATAAAAGACAAAAAAGCTATATATTTTTTAGCAACTGAAGAAATAGAGAGTCAAAATATTAATAATTTTAAAATTTTGGTGGCAAAGTTTTTTAATAATAGCTTACTAGAAAAAGCCCAAAATATTATGTGGGATGAAATCTTTGAATTTATAGCTAATAACGTAAAAAATGAAAAGCTGGTCATAGTTATTGATGAATTTCAATATCTTTGCAAAGTAAATCCATCTTTTGCATCAATTTTGCAGAAGATATGGGATGAAAAGTTAAAAGGAAAGAATATCTTTTTTATTGTTTGCGGTTCATTAGTAAATATGATGGAACAGCATGTTCTAAATTATTCAAGCCCATTGTATGGAAGGAGAACTGGTCAAATAAAATTAAAGCCCTTAAAATTTAAATATTTAAAAGAGTTTTTCCCACAGTCGACAGAGGATGAACTTATCTGGCTTTATGCTATATTGGGTGGAGTTCCAAGGTATTTGGAAGTATTTAATTACAAAGGTGATATTTATGAGGCTATAAGAGAAAATATGCTAAATAGGCAAAGTTTTTTATATGAAGAACCTTTGTTTTTGCTTGAAAGGGAGATTCAAGACATTGGTACTTATTTCTCTCTCATTAAGAGTATTTCTTTGGGCAATCATAAACTTCAACAAATAGCTCAAACCCTTTCCGTTCCTCAGACAAGACTGACAAAATATATAAATACACTGATAGACTTGGATATACTGCGGAGAGATACTCCTGTAACAGAAGAATATCCTGAAAAAAGCAAAAAAGGATTATATTTTATAAATGATAATTTTTTGAATTTCTGGTTTAAATTTGTTTATCCTTTCAAGGAACAACTAGAACTTGATAATGTGGAATTTGTTTTAGAAAACATAAAGAAAAGAATTATAACTGAGCACATAAGTTTCGTATATGAAGATATCTGCAAGGAATATGTTTGGGAATTGTCACAAAAAGGAGAGCTACATTTGAAGATAAGCAAAATCGGAAAGTGGTGGGATAAAAACAATGAAATTGATATTGTAGGAATAGATACAACAACTGGCTCTCTTCTCTATGGCGAATGCAAATATACAAATTCTAAAGTAGATATTGATTTGTTCTACTCTCTAAAGCAAAAAGCAAGTAAAGTAAATGCAAAAAATAAAGCCGAGGAGTATTATATTATATTTAGTAAATCAGGATTTACAGAAAGATTCTTGAGTTTTGCCGAAGAAATTGAAAATTTGATTCTTATCACTTTTCCTGAAAGAACAATTTTCAATTTTTGA
- a CDS encoding acetamidase/formamidase family protein, which yields MIHKLSKENHIFSFSKDNTPVLFVKNGDEIVIETLDCFSNQIQTNEDKLEQMDWNKVNPATGPIYVEGAKEGDVLEVTIKKIEIADKGVMATGNDLGVLGDLMNGLYSRVVNIKEGKIIFDEKISIPIKPMIGVIGVSPKNGNINCGTPGSHGGNMDTTLIGEGSKLFLPVFVDGALLALGDLHAVMGDGEVGVSGVEVSGSVTVEVRIVKNLKLINPLVKTPEVTATIASDESLDKAVKIAVHDMANLFQSFTKLSIEEIATLFSIAGNVQISQVVDPLKTARFSLPNWVLDSYNIVF from the coding sequence ATGATACACAAATTATCTAAAGAAAACCACATATTTAGTTTTTCCAAAGATAATACACCTGTACTTTTTGTAAAAAACGGAGATGAAATAGTAATTGAGACTTTGGATTGCTTTTCAAATCAAATCCAAACAAATGAGGATAAATTAGAACAAATGGATTGGAACAAAGTAAACCCTGCAACAGGCCCTATTTATGTTGAAGGTGCTAAAGAAGGAGATGTTTTGGAAGTCACAATTAAAAAGATTGAAATAGCTGATAAAGGTGTAATGGCCACAGGTAATGACCTAGGAGTATTGGGTGATTTAATGAATGGACTGTATTCCCGAGTGGTTAATATAAAAGAGGGGAAAATTATTTTTGATGAAAAAATTTCTATTCCAATTAAACCTATGATAGGAGTAATTGGCGTTTCACCAAAGAATGGTAATATAAACTGTGGAACACCTGGTTCTCATGGTGGAAATATGGACACTACACTTATCGGTGAAGGTTCAAAACTTTTTTTGCCAGTATTTGTAGATGGTGCTTTGTTAGCTTTGGGAGATTTACACGCTGTAATGGGAGATGGAGAAGTAGGTGTATCAGGTGTAGAAGTATCGGGCTCAGTTACAGTAGAAGTTAGAATTGTAAAAAATTTGAAACTTATAAATCCTCTTGTAAAAACACCAGAGGTAACAGCAACAATAGCATCAGATGAATCTTTGGATAAAGCAGTAAAAATAGCAGTTCACGATATGGCAAACTTATTTCAAAGTTTTACCAAATTATCAATAGAGGAGATAGCTACACTTTTTAGCATAGCAGGAAATGTACAGATTTCACAAGTAGTAGATCCACTTAAAACTGCACGCTTTAGTTTGCCAAACTGGGTATTGGATAGCTATAACATTGTGTTCTAA
- a CDS encoding APC family permease has translation MENKNDTSLENFGYKQELKRALTIWDLIIYGLIFMVPIAPFGIYGFVADISKGMVALAYAIGIVGMIFTAFSYASMSEAFPIAGSVYSYATKGLNKVIGFFTGWVILLDYLLVPALLYVVSAAALNGIFPAIPVIVWALAFILINTIINIVGIEVTAKFNKIVLILELIVLAVFIGVGAFAISHGIGGAKFSFKAFYDPQNFSLGLVMSAVSIAVLSFLGFDGISTLAEETIGGKKTVGKATVLALLFAGILFILQTWVASMVWPDYRTFSNLDVAFYEVANRAGGKWLMLTTSLATAFAWGIANSLAAQAAVSRVLFSMARDQNLPQFLSKVHPKYKTPYIATIFIAILSAVLVAIYSDRIADLTSVINFGALTSFLVLHITVITYFMIKNHSSNIWKHLISPILGFLVIFYVWISLNVHAKILGAAWILIGIIYYIILKFILKRKPEELNV, from the coding sequence ATGGAAAACAAGAATGATACATCATTAGAGAATTTTGGATATAAGCAAGAATTAAAAAGAGCTTTGACAATTTGGGACTTAATAATATATGGGCTCATCTTTATGGTTCCTATTGCGCCATTTGGTATTTATGGGTTTGTCGCTGATATATCAAAAGGAATGGTTGCGCTTGCCTACGCAATTGGAATAGTAGGAATGATATTTACTGCTTTTAGTTATGCATCAATGTCTGAAGCCTTTCCGATTGCTGGTTCTGTTTATTCATATGCAACCAAAGGTTTGAACAAAGTTATAGGATTCTTTACTGGCTGGGTCATTTTGCTAGATTATTTATTAGTTCCTGCGCTTCTTTATGTTGTCAGTGCAGCTGCTTTAAATGGTATATTTCCAGCTATTCCTGTAATAGTGTGGGCATTAGCATTTATTTTAATAAATACAATAATTAACATTGTAGGAATTGAAGTTACAGCTAAGTTTAATAAAATTGTACTAATACTTGAACTTATAGTTTTAGCGGTTTTTATAGGAGTTGGCGCTTTTGCAATTTCTCATGGTATAGGTGGAGCAAAATTTTCATTTAAAGCTTTTTATGACCCGCAAAATTTTAGCTTAGGTCTTGTAATGAGTGCTGTCTCTATAGCAGTTTTAAGTTTTCTCGGTTTTGACGGTATAAGTACCCTTGCTGAAGAAACAATCGGTGGTAAAAAAACTGTAGGAAAAGCAACTGTACTTGCACTTTTATTCGCTGGCATATTGTTTATACTTCAAACATGGGTAGCATCAATGGTATGGCCTGATTACAGAACTTTTTCTAATCTCGACGTAGCTTTTTATGAAGTTGCTAATCGTGCAGGAGGAAAATGGCTCATGCTTACTACTTCTTTGGCAACAGCTTTCGCTTGGGGAATAGCAAACTCATTAGCAGCTCAAGCTGCTGTTTCAAGGGTACTATTCAGTATGGCAAGAGACCAAAACTTACCCCAATTTCTTTCAAAGGTTCATCCAAAATATAAAACTCCTTATATAGCAACTATTTTTATCGCTATACTTTCGGCTGTCCTCGTAGCAATCTATAGTGACAGGATAGCTGACCTTACATCTGTTATAAACTTTGGAGCTTTAACTTCGTTTTTAGTTCTCCACATCACCGTTATAACATATTTTATGATAAAAAATCATTCTAGCAATATATGGAAACACTTAATATCTCCAATTTTAGGTTTTTTAGTTATTTTCTATGTATGGATAAGCCTTAATGTACATGCCAAAATCCTTGGCGCTGCATGGATTTTGATAGGAATAATTTACTACATCATATTAAAATTTATATTAAAACGTAAGCCAGAAGAACTTAATGTATAA